Below is a genomic region from Acidobacteriota bacterium.
GGTCAAGATGATCTGCACCACCAACTGCTCCTGGAAGGCCACCCAGCGCATGGTGACCGGGATGGTTCAGAAGCTGGGGACACGACTGGATTCCGACTACTGCTGCTTTCCCAGCCCCGAGCAACTGGCGGGGACCACTTCCCGGTTCCTGAGACGGGAGATTGGCTGCGGATACCGCAGCGGCTATCTCATTGAGCTGGCCGAGAGAGTGGCCACGGGCAGGCTGCCGAACGGTGAATGGGAGGATCTGACCGGGGAGGAAGCCTACCGCCGACTGCTGGCCATCAAGGGAATCGGTCCCTATGCCGCCGGGAATCTGCTGAAGCTGCTGGGTCACCACGACCACCTGAGCCTGGATAGCTGGGTCCGACCCCGGTTTGGGGCCGTTTATGGACTGAAGAAGGCCCCCAAGGACTCCGCCATCCAGAGGCACTACCGGCCTTTCGGCCGCTGGCAGGGGCTGGTGCTCTGGCTCGATCTGACCCGGGACTGGTTCGAGGACGGGGATTCGCGGTCTTCCTGATGTACGGTTTGCCCGGCGGCCCCGGGTCCCGGGAATTGCCGGCCCGGGTATAATGGGGCATTCCGCAGAGAGCATGGGCGGCTCGATCGCCAAGAGATGCCGTAACCGGGAATCCTCCGAGGGAACATGCTGCCTTTGTCACTGGTAAGTCAATTCAAGGACCAATGCGTCCTGATCGCCGGCGACACCCACATCGACCGTGAGGTCTACGGGGACGTGCACCGCCTGGCGCCCGAAAGTCCCGTTCCGGTGCTGCAGATCACCTCGAAGCGGGCCATCCCGGGTGGGGCCGCCAATGTCGCCAGGAACATCTCCAGGCTGGGCGGCCAGGCGGCCCTCTACGGCTTCTTCGAAGGGGATGAGGCCAGCCGGGAGATTTTGGGTGAACTGCGGGAGGAGGGCGTTCAGGTGCTGAGCGCCCCGCCGACCGCCCCCTATCGCCTGCCGGAGCGTCGGCGCTTTTTCGC
It encodes:
- a CDS encoding Fe-S cluster assembly protein HesB is translated as MTQPTLILDVPPDFSFWRTVLSHGWSTLQPFVMDRRRRRLLRVLQLDSQPALAEMREQTDGKVRVGVHSSGPLSGRDLRSVKEAVAHMLRLGESLAEFHRELARRDRSGRFHWVPRAKAGRLLRAPSFFEDMVKMICTTNCSWKATQRMVTGMVQKLGTRLDSDYCCFPSPEQLAGTTSRFLRREIGCGYRSGYLIELAERVATGRLPNGEWEDLTGEEAYRRLLAIKGIGPYAAGNLLKLLGHHDHLSLDSWVRPRFGAVYGLKKAPKDSAIQRHYRPFGRWQGLVLWLDLTRDWFEDGDSRSS